The following are from one region of the Candidatus Cloacimonadaceae bacterium genome:
- a CDS encoding response regulator produces the protein MLDKTILLVEDNPSDIELTKRALSKSRIGNELIVKEDGLEALTYLFEECGKPGKASLPTLILLDLKLPVVDGMEVLRRIRTDERTKRLPVVILTSSGETVDIGNSYDLGANSFIRKPVDFNQFAEAVKYLGLYWLVINEPPPTT, from the coding sequence ATGTTAGATAAGACAATCCTGCTGGTGGAGGATAATCCCAGCGACATCGAATTGACCAAAAGAGCCCTGTCAAAAAGCCGGATCGGAAATGAACTGATCGTGAAAGAAGACGGTTTGGAGGCTCTAACTTACCTTTTTGAAGAATGCGGCAAACCCGGTAAAGCCAGTCTGCCCACCTTGATTTTACTTGATCTGAAACTTCCCGTTGTGGATGGCATGGAGGTCTTGAGACGCATCAGGACAGACGAACGCACCAAACGCCTCCCAGTGGTAATCCTGACCTCATCTGGAGAAACTGTGGACATCGGCAACAGCTACGACTTGGGAGCAAATAGTTTTATCAGAAAGCCGGTGGATTTCAATCAGTTTGCAGAGGCGGTGAAATATCTGGGCTTATACTGGCTGGTGATCAATGAGCCGCCTCCAACTACTTGA